One region of Terriglobales bacterium genomic DNA includes:
- a CDS encoding FAD-dependent oxidoreductase: MTSAEVVIVGGGIVGSSIAYHLTEAGCTDVLVVERETHQGKGS; encoded by the coding sequence ATGACCTCGGCCGAAGTCGTCATTGTGGGTGGCGGAATCGTCGGCTCGAGCATCGCTTACCACCTGACGGAAGCGGGATGCACCGACGTGCTCGTCGTCGAGCGGGAGACTCACCAGGGCAAGGGATC